A part of Cervus elaphus chromosome 11, mCerEla1.1, whole genome shotgun sequence genomic DNA contains:
- the DCTN1 gene encoding dynactin subunit 1 isoform X1, producing MAQSKRHVYSRTPSGSRMSAEASARPLRVGSRVEVIGKGHRGTVAYVGATLFATGKWVGVILDEAKGKNDGTVQGRKYFTCDEGHGIFVRQSQIQVFEDGADTTSPETPDSSASKVLRREGTDANPKTSKLRGLKPKKAPTARKTTTRRPKPTRPASTGVAGASGSLGPSGSASAGELSSSEPSTPAQTPLAAPIIPTPALTSPGAALPLPSPSKEEEGLRAQVRDLEEKLETLRLKRAEDKAKLKELEKHKIQLEQVQEWKSKMQEQQADLQRRLKEARKEAKEALEAKERYMEEMADTADAIEMATLDKEMAEERAESLQQEAEVLRERVEELTTDLEILKAEIEEKGSDGAASSYQLKQLEEQNARLKDALVRMRDLSSSEKQEHVKLQKLMEKKNQELEVVRQQRERLQEELSQAERTIDELKEQVDAALGAEEMVETLTDRNLDLEEKVRKLKETVGDLEAINEMNDELQENARETELELREQLDMAGAQVRDAQKRVEAAQETVADYQQTIKKYRQLTAHLQDVNRALTNQQEASVERQQQPPPETFDFKIKFAETKAHAKAIEMELRQMEVAQANRHMSLLTAFMPDSFLRPGGDHDCVLVLLLMPRLICKAELIRKQAQEKFELSESCSERPGLRGAAGEQLSFAAGLVYSLSLLQATLHRYEHALSQCSVDVYKKVGSLYPEMSAHERSLDFLIELLHKDQLDETVNVEPLTKAIKYYQHLYSIHLAEQPEDSTMQLADHIKFTQSALDCMSVEVGRLRAFLQGGQEASDIALLLRDLETSCSDTRQFCKKIRRRMPGTDAPGIPAALAFGPQVSDTLLDCRKHLTWVVAVLQEVAAAAAQLIAPLAENEGLPVAALEELAFKASEQIYGAPSSDPHERLRQSCRLLISTMNKLATAMQEGEYDAERPPSKPPPVELRAAALRAEITDAEGLGLKLEDRETVIKELKKSLKIKGEELSEANVRLSLLEKKLDSAAKDADERIEKVQTRLEETQTLLRKKEKEFEETMDALQADIDQLEAEKAELKQRLNSQSKRTIEGLRGPPPSGIATLVSGIAGEEQQRGGAPGQPPGSVPGPGLVKDSPLLLQQISAMRLHISQLQHENNILKGAKMKASLAALPPLHVAKLSLPPHEGPGSELAAGALYRKTNQLLETLNQLSARTHVVDITRSNPAAKSPSAQLLEQVAQLKSLSDTIEKLKDEVLKETVSQRPGATVPTDFATFPSSAFLRAKEEQQDDTVYMGKVTFSCAAGLGQRHRLVLTQEQLHQLHDRLIS from the exons ACTCCCAGCGGCAGCAGAATGAGTGCCGAGGCAAGTGCCCGGCCTCTGCGAGTGGGCTCCCGCGTGGAGGTGATTGGAAAGGGCCACCGTGGCACCGTGGCGTATGTTGGAGCCACCCTCTTTGCTACTGGCAAATGGGTAGGTGTGATCCTGGATGAAGCGAAAGGCAAGAATGATGGAACCGTCCAAGGCAGGAAGTACTTCACTTGCGATGAAGGACACGGCATCTTTGTGCGCCAGTCCCAG ATACAGGTATTTGAAGATGGAGCGGATACTACTTCACCAGAGACACCTGATTCTTCTGCCTCAAAGGTCCTCAGAAGAG AGGGAACTGACGCAAATCCAAAGACCAGCAAACTG CGGGGACTGAAGCCTAAGAAG GCACCGACAGCCCGAAAG ACTACAACTCGGCGGCCCAAG CCCACCCGCCCAGCCAGCACTGGGGTGGCCGGGGCCAGTGGCTCCCTGGGCCCCTCCGGCTCAGCGTCAGCAGGTGAGCTGAGCAGCAGTGAGCCCAGCACCCCAGCTCAGACTCCGCTGGCAGCGCCCATCATCCCCACGCCGGCCCTCACCTCTCCTGGAGCAGCACTCCCACTTCCTTCCCCCTCTAAG GAAGAGGAGGGGCTGAGGGCCCAGGTGCGGGACCTGGAGGAGAAGCTGGAGACCCTGCGGCTGAAACGTGCGGAAGACAAGGCGAAACTGAAGGAGCTGGAGAAGCACAAGATCCAGCTGGAGCAGGTGCAGGAATGGAAAAGCAAGATGCAGGAGCAGCAGGCGGACCTGCAGCGGCGCCTCAAGGAGGCTCGCAAG GAAGCCAAGGAGGCCCTGGAGGCAAAGGAACGCTACATGGAGGAGATGGCTGACACTGCTGATGCCATCGAGATGGCCACTCTGGACAAGGAGATGGCCGAAGAGCGGGCTGAGTCCCTACAGCAGGAGGCCGAGGTGCTGAGGGAACGTGTGGAAGAGCTCACTACTGACTTGGAAATCCTCAAAGCCGAGATTGAAGAGAAGG GCTCAGATGGTGCTGCATCCAGTTATCAGCTCAAGCAGCTTGAGGAGCAGAATGCCCGCTTAAAGGATGCCCTGGTGAG AATGCGGGACCTTTCTTCCTCAGAGAAGCAGGAGCACGTGAAACTCCAGAAGCTCATGGAAAAGAAGAACCAAGAGCTGGAAGTTGTGAGGCAACAGCGGGAGCGTCTGCAGGAGGAGCTGAGCCAGGCAGAGCGCACCATTGACGAGCTCAAGGAGCAG GTCGATGCTGCTCTGGGGGCGGAGGAGATGGTGGAGACGCTGACAGACCGGAACCTGGATCTGGAAGAGAAAGTGCGAAAATTGAAGGAAACGGTGGGGGACTTG GAAGCAATAAATGAAATGAACGATGAACTGCAGGAGAACGCACGTGAGACAGAACTGGAGCTGCGGGAGCAGCTAGATATGGCCGGTGCACAGGTCCGGGATGCCCAGAAGCGTGTGGAAGCAGCCCAGGAGACCGTCGCAGACTATCAGCAAACCATCAAGAAGTACCGCCAGCTGACCGCCCACCTGCAG GATGTGAATCGGGCTCTGACAAACCAGCAGGAAGCGTCTGTGGAAAGGCAGCAGCAGCCACCTCCTGAGACTTTTGACTTCAAGATCAAGTTTGCCGAGACTAAGGCTCATGCTAAG GCAATTGAAATGGAATTGAGGCAGATGGAGGTGGCCCAGGCCAACCGGCACATGTCCCTGTTGACAGCCTTCATGCCCGACAGTTTCCTTCGGCCAGGTGGGGACCATGACTGCGTTCTGGTGCTGCTGCTCATGCCTCGTCTCATTTGCAAG GCAGAGCTAATCCGGAAGCAGGCCCAGGAAAAGTTTGAACTAAGTGAGAGCTGTTCAGAGCGTCCAGGACTTCGAGGAGCTGCGGGGGAGCAGCTCAGCTTTGCTGCTGGGCTGGTGTATTCACTGAGCCTGCTGCAGGCCACACTACATCGTTACGAGCA CGCCCTCTCCCAGTGCAGTGTGGACGTGTATAAGAAGGTGGGCAGCCTCTACCCTGAGATGAGTGCCCACGAACGCTCCTTGGACTTCCTCATCGAGCTGCTGCACAAGGATCAGCTGGATGAGACTGTCAACGTAGAGCCTCTCACCAAGGCCATCAAGTACTACCAG CATCTATACAGCATCCACCTTGCTGAACAACCTGAGGACAGTACCATGCAGCTGGCTGACCACATTAAG TTTACCCAGAGTGCCCTGGACTGCATGAGTGTGGAGGTGGGACGGCTACGGGCCTTCTTGCAG GGTGGGCAGGAGGCTTCAGATATTGCCCTCCTGCTCCGGGACCTGGAAACTTCGTGCAGTGATACCCGCCAGTTCTGCAAGAAGATCCGGCGGCGGATGCCAGGGACGGATGCGCCTGGGATCCCGGCCGCACTGGCCTTTGGACCACAG GTATCCGACACACTCCTCGACTGCAGAAAACACTTGACGTGGGTGGTGGCGGTGCTCCAGGAGGTGGCAGCAGCTGCTGCCCAGCTCATTGCCCCGCTGGCAGAGAACGAGGGACTGCCTGTGGCTGCCTTGGAGGAGCTGGCTTTCAAAGCAAGCGAGCAG ATCTACGGGGCCCCCTCCAGCGACCCCCACGAGCGTCTGCGCCAGTCGTGCAGGCTCCTCATCAGCACGATGAACAAGCTGGCCACGGCCATGCAGGAGGGGGAGTACGATGCCGAGCGGCCCCCTAGCAAG CCTCCCCCAGTTGAGCTGCGGGCTGCGGCTCTTCGTGCAGAGATCACAGATGCTGAAGGCCTGGGTTTGAAGCTTGAGGATCGAGAGACAGTTATTAAAGAGCTGAAGAAGTCACTGAAAATCAAG GGGGAAGAGCTCAGTGAGGCCAATGTGCGGCTGAGCCTCCTGGAGAAGAAGCTGGACAGTGCTGCCAAGGATGCAGATGAGCGCATTGAGAAAGTCCAGACTCGGCTGGAGGAGACCCAGACGCTGCTGCGGAAGAAGGAGAA AGAGTTTGAGGAGACCATGGATGCACTTCAGGCCGACATCGACCAGCTGGAGGCAGAGAAGGCCGAGTTAAAGCAGCGATTGAACAGCCAGTCCAAGCGCACAATTGAGGGGCTCCGGGGGCCCCCTCCCTCGGGTATTGCCACGCTGGTCTCTGGCATTGCTGGGG AAGAACAGCAGCGAG GAGGTGCTCCTGGGCAGCCTCCGGGGTCTGTGCCTGGCCCAGGGCTGGTGAAGGACTCGCCCCTGCTGCTTCAGCAGATCTCGGCCATGAGGCTGCACATCTCCCAGCTGCAGCATGAGAACAACATCCTCAAG GGGGCCAAGATGAAGGCATCCTTAGCAGCCCTGCCCCCTCTGCACGTGGCCAAACTCTCTCTCCCGCCCCACGAGGGCCCTGGCAGTGAGCTTGCTGCTGGAGCGCTGTATCGTAAGACCAACCAGCTGCTGGAGACGTTGAATCAGTTGAGCGCACGCACCCACGTGGTGGACATCACTCGCTCCAACCCTG CTGCCAAGAGCCCCTCGGCCCAGCTCCTGGAGCAGGTGGCTCAGCTCAAGTCCCTAAGCGACACCATTGAGAAGCTCAAG GATGAGGTTCTTAAGGAGACTGTATCTCAGCGCCCTGGAGCCACAGTCCCCACTGACTTTGCCACCTTCCCTTCATCAGCCTTCCTCAGG
- the DCTN1 gene encoding dynactin subunit 1 isoform X4 → MAQSKRHVYSRTPSGSRMSAEASARPLRVGSRVEVIGKGHRGTVAYVGATLFATGKWVGVILDEAKGKNDGTVQGRKYFTCDEGHGIFVRQSQIQVFEDGADTTSPETPDSSASKVLRREGTDANPKTSKLTTTRRPKPTRPASTGVAGASGSLGPSGSASAGELSSSEPSTPAQTPLAAPIIPTPALTSPGAALPLPSPSKEEEGLRAQVRDLEEKLETLRLKRAEDKAKLKELEKHKIQLEQVQEWKSKMQEQQADLQRRLKEARKEAKEALEAKERYMEEMADTADAIEMATLDKEMAEERAESLQQEAEVLRERVEELTTDLEILKAEIEEKGSDGAASSYQLKQLEEQNARLKDALVRMRDLSSSEKQEHVKLQKLMEKKNQELEVVRQQRERLQEELSQAERTIDELKEQVDAALGAEEMVETLTDRNLDLEEKVRKLKETVGDLEAINEMNDELQENARETELELREQLDMAGAQVRDAQKRVEAAQETVADYQQTIKKYRQLTAHLQDVNRALTNQQEASVERQQQPPPETFDFKIKFAETKAHAKAIEMELRQMEVAQANRHMSLLTAFMPDSFLRPGGDHDCVLVLLLMPRLICKAELIRKQAQEKFELSESCSERPGLRGAAGEQLSFAAGLVYSLSLLQATLHRYEHALSQCSVDVYKKVGSLYPEMSAHERSLDFLIELLHKDQLDETVNVEPLTKAIKYYQHLYSIHLAEQPEDSTMQLADHIKFTQSALDCMSVEVGRLRAFLQGGQEASDIALLLRDLETSCSDTRQFCKKIRRRMPGTDAPGIPAALAFGPQVSDTLLDCRKHLTWVVAVLQEVAAAAAQLIAPLAENEGLPVAALEELAFKASEQIYGAPSSDPHERLRQSCRLLISTMNKLATAMQEGEYDAERPPSKPPPVELRAAALRAEITDAEGLGLKLEDRETVIKELKKSLKIKGEELSEANVRLSLLEKKLDSAAKDADERIEKVQTRLEETQTLLRKKEKEFEETMDALQADIDQLEAEKAELKQRLNSQSKRTIEGLRGPPPSGIATLVSGIAGEEQQRGGAPGQPPGSVPGPGLVKDSPLLLQQISAMRLHISQLQHENNILKGAKMKASLAALPPLHVAKLSLPPHEGPGSELAAGALYRKTNQLLETLNQLSARTHVVDITRSNPAAKSPSAQLLEQVAQLKSLSDTIEKLKDEVLKETVSQRPGATVPTDFATFPSSAFLRAKEEQQDDTVYMGKVTFSCAAGLGQRHRLVLTQEQLHQLHDRLIS, encoded by the exons ACTCCCAGCGGCAGCAGAATGAGTGCCGAGGCAAGTGCCCGGCCTCTGCGAGTGGGCTCCCGCGTGGAGGTGATTGGAAAGGGCCACCGTGGCACCGTGGCGTATGTTGGAGCCACCCTCTTTGCTACTGGCAAATGGGTAGGTGTGATCCTGGATGAAGCGAAAGGCAAGAATGATGGAACCGTCCAAGGCAGGAAGTACTTCACTTGCGATGAAGGACACGGCATCTTTGTGCGCCAGTCCCAG ATACAGGTATTTGAAGATGGAGCGGATACTACTTCACCAGAGACACCTGATTCTTCTGCCTCAAAGGTCCTCAGAAGAG AGGGAACTGACGCAAATCCAAAGACCAGCAAACTG ACTACAACTCGGCGGCCCAAG CCCACCCGCCCAGCCAGCACTGGGGTGGCCGGGGCCAGTGGCTCCCTGGGCCCCTCCGGCTCAGCGTCAGCAGGTGAGCTGAGCAGCAGTGAGCCCAGCACCCCAGCTCAGACTCCGCTGGCAGCGCCCATCATCCCCACGCCGGCCCTCACCTCTCCTGGAGCAGCACTCCCACTTCCTTCCCCCTCTAAG GAAGAGGAGGGGCTGAGGGCCCAGGTGCGGGACCTGGAGGAGAAGCTGGAGACCCTGCGGCTGAAACGTGCGGAAGACAAGGCGAAACTGAAGGAGCTGGAGAAGCACAAGATCCAGCTGGAGCAGGTGCAGGAATGGAAAAGCAAGATGCAGGAGCAGCAGGCGGACCTGCAGCGGCGCCTCAAGGAGGCTCGCAAG GAAGCCAAGGAGGCCCTGGAGGCAAAGGAACGCTACATGGAGGAGATGGCTGACACTGCTGATGCCATCGAGATGGCCACTCTGGACAAGGAGATGGCCGAAGAGCGGGCTGAGTCCCTACAGCAGGAGGCCGAGGTGCTGAGGGAACGTGTGGAAGAGCTCACTACTGACTTGGAAATCCTCAAAGCCGAGATTGAAGAGAAGG GCTCAGATGGTGCTGCATCCAGTTATCAGCTCAAGCAGCTTGAGGAGCAGAATGCCCGCTTAAAGGATGCCCTGGTGAG AATGCGGGACCTTTCTTCCTCAGAGAAGCAGGAGCACGTGAAACTCCAGAAGCTCATGGAAAAGAAGAACCAAGAGCTGGAAGTTGTGAGGCAACAGCGGGAGCGTCTGCAGGAGGAGCTGAGCCAGGCAGAGCGCACCATTGACGAGCTCAAGGAGCAG GTCGATGCTGCTCTGGGGGCGGAGGAGATGGTGGAGACGCTGACAGACCGGAACCTGGATCTGGAAGAGAAAGTGCGAAAATTGAAGGAAACGGTGGGGGACTTG GAAGCAATAAATGAAATGAACGATGAACTGCAGGAGAACGCACGTGAGACAGAACTGGAGCTGCGGGAGCAGCTAGATATGGCCGGTGCACAGGTCCGGGATGCCCAGAAGCGTGTGGAAGCAGCCCAGGAGACCGTCGCAGACTATCAGCAAACCATCAAGAAGTACCGCCAGCTGACCGCCCACCTGCAG GATGTGAATCGGGCTCTGACAAACCAGCAGGAAGCGTCTGTGGAAAGGCAGCAGCAGCCACCTCCTGAGACTTTTGACTTCAAGATCAAGTTTGCCGAGACTAAGGCTCATGCTAAG GCAATTGAAATGGAATTGAGGCAGATGGAGGTGGCCCAGGCCAACCGGCACATGTCCCTGTTGACAGCCTTCATGCCCGACAGTTTCCTTCGGCCAGGTGGGGACCATGACTGCGTTCTGGTGCTGCTGCTCATGCCTCGTCTCATTTGCAAG GCAGAGCTAATCCGGAAGCAGGCCCAGGAAAAGTTTGAACTAAGTGAGAGCTGTTCAGAGCGTCCAGGACTTCGAGGAGCTGCGGGGGAGCAGCTCAGCTTTGCTGCTGGGCTGGTGTATTCACTGAGCCTGCTGCAGGCCACACTACATCGTTACGAGCA CGCCCTCTCCCAGTGCAGTGTGGACGTGTATAAGAAGGTGGGCAGCCTCTACCCTGAGATGAGTGCCCACGAACGCTCCTTGGACTTCCTCATCGAGCTGCTGCACAAGGATCAGCTGGATGAGACTGTCAACGTAGAGCCTCTCACCAAGGCCATCAAGTACTACCAG CATCTATACAGCATCCACCTTGCTGAACAACCTGAGGACAGTACCATGCAGCTGGCTGACCACATTAAG TTTACCCAGAGTGCCCTGGACTGCATGAGTGTGGAGGTGGGACGGCTACGGGCCTTCTTGCAG GGTGGGCAGGAGGCTTCAGATATTGCCCTCCTGCTCCGGGACCTGGAAACTTCGTGCAGTGATACCCGCCAGTTCTGCAAGAAGATCCGGCGGCGGATGCCAGGGACGGATGCGCCTGGGATCCCGGCCGCACTGGCCTTTGGACCACAG GTATCCGACACACTCCTCGACTGCAGAAAACACTTGACGTGGGTGGTGGCGGTGCTCCAGGAGGTGGCAGCAGCTGCTGCCCAGCTCATTGCCCCGCTGGCAGAGAACGAGGGACTGCCTGTGGCTGCCTTGGAGGAGCTGGCTTTCAAAGCAAGCGAGCAG ATCTACGGGGCCCCCTCCAGCGACCCCCACGAGCGTCTGCGCCAGTCGTGCAGGCTCCTCATCAGCACGATGAACAAGCTGGCCACGGCCATGCAGGAGGGGGAGTACGATGCCGAGCGGCCCCCTAGCAAG CCTCCCCCAGTTGAGCTGCGGGCTGCGGCTCTTCGTGCAGAGATCACAGATGCTGAAGGCCTGGGTTTGAAGCTTGAGGATCGAGAGACAGTTATTAAAGAGCTGAAGAAGTCACTGAAAATCAAG GGGGAAGAGCTCAGTGAGGCCAATGTGCGGCTGAGCCTCCTGGAGAAGAAGCTGGACAGTGCTGCCAAGGATGCAGATGAGCGCATTGAGAAAGTCCAGACTCGGCTGGAGGAGACCCAGACGCTGCTGCGGAAGAAGGAGAA AGAGTTTGAGGAGACCATGGATGCACTTCAGGCCGACATCGACCAGCTGGAGGCAGAGAAGGCCGAGTTAAAGCAGCGATTGAACAGCCAGTCCAAGCGCACAATTGAGGGGCTCCGGGGGCCCCCTCCCTCGGGTATTGCCACGCTGGTCTCTGGCATTGCTGGGG AAGAACAGCAGCGAG GAGGTGCTCCTGGGCAGCCTCCGGGGTCTGTGCCTGGCCCAGGGCTGGTGAAGGACTCGCCCCTGCTGCTTCAGCAGATCTCGGCCATGAGGCTGCACATCTCCCAGCTGCAGCATGAGAACAACATCCTCAAG GGGGCCAAGATGAAGGCATCCTTAGCAGCCCTGCCCCCTCTGCACGTGGCCAAACTCTCTCTCCCGCCCCACGAGGGCCCTGGCAGTGAGCTTGCTGCTGGAGCGCTGTATCGTAAGACCAACCAGCTGCTGGAGACGTTGAATCAGTTGAGCGCACGCACCCACGTGGTGGACATCACTCGCTCCAACCCTG CTGCCAAGAGCCCCTCGGCCCAGCTCCTGGAGCAGGTGGCTCAGCTCAAGTCCCTAAGCGACACCATTGAGAAGCTCAAG GATGAGGTTCTTAAGGAGACTGTATCTCAGCGCCCTGGAGCCACAGTCCCCACTGACTTTGCCACCTTCCCTTCATCAGCCTTCCTCAGG
- the DCTN1 gene encoding dynactin subunit 1 isoform X5 produces MSAEASARPLRVGSRVEVIGKGHRGTVAYVGATLFATGKWVGVILDEAKGKNDGTVQGRKYFTCDEGHGIFVRQSQIQVFEDGADTTSPETPDSSASKVLRREGTDANPKTSKLRGLKPKKAPTARKTTTRRPKPTRPASTGVAGASGSLGPSGSASAGELSSSEPSTPAQTPLAAPIIPTPALTSPGAALPLPSPSKEEEGLRAQVRDLEEKLETLRLKRAEDKAKLKELEKHKIQLEQVQEWKSKMQEQQADLQRRLKEARKEAKEALEAKERYMEEMADTADAIEMATLDKEMAEERAESLQQEAEVLRERVEELTTDLEILKAEIEEKGSDGAASSYQLKQLEEQNARLKDALVRMRDLSSSEKQEHVKLQKLMEKKNQELEVVRQQRERLQEELSQAERTIDELKEQVDAALGAEEMVETLTDRNLDLEEKVRKLKETVGDLEAINEMNDELQENARETELELREQLDMAGAQVRDAQKRVEAAQETVADYQQTIKKYRQLTAHLQDVNRALTNQQEASVERQQQPPPETFDFKIKFAETKAHAKAIEMELRQMEVAQANRHMSLLTAFMPDSFLRPGGDHDCVLVLLLMPRLICKAELIRKQAQEKFELSESCSERPGLRGAAGEQLSFAAGLVYSLSLLQATLHRYEHALSQCSVDVYKKVGSLYPEMSAHERSLDFLIELLHKDQLDETVNVEPLTKAIKYYQHLYSIHLAEQPEDSTMQLADHIKFTQSALDCMSVEVGRLRAFLQGGQEASDIALLLRDLETSCSDTRQFCKKIRRRMPGTDAPGIPAALAFGPQVSDTLLDCRKHLTWVVAVLQEVAAAAAQLIAPLAENEGLPVAALEELAFKASEQIYGAPSSDPHERLRQSCRLLISTMNKLATAMQEGEYDAERPPSKPPPVELRAAALRAEITDAEGLGLKLEDRETVIKELKKSLKIKGEELSEANVRLSLLEKKLDSAAKDADERIEKVQTRLEETQTLLRKKEKEFEETMDALQADIDQLEAEKAELKQRLNSQSKRTIEGLRGPPPSGIATLVSGIAGEEQQRGGAPGQPPGSVPGPGLVKDSPLLLQQISAMRLHISQLQHENNILKGAKMKASLAALPPLHVAKLSLPPHEGPGSELAAGALYRKTNQLLETLNQLSARTHVVDITRSNPAAKSPSAQLLEQVAQLKSLSDTIEKLKDEVLKETVSQRPGATVPTDFATFPSSAFLRAKEEQQDDTVYMGKVTFSCAAGLGQRHRLVLTQEQLHQLHDRLIS; encoded by the exons ATGAGTGCCGAGGCAAGTGCCCGGCCTCTGCGAGTGGGCTCCCGCGTGGAGGTGATTGGAAAGGGCCACCGTGGCACCGTGGCGTATGTTGGAGCCACCCTCTTTGCTACTGGCAAATGGGTAGGTGTGATCCTGGATGAAGCGAAAGGCAAGAATGATGGAACCGTCCAAGGCAGGAAGTACTTCACTTGCGATGAAGGACACGGCATCTTTGTGCGCCAGTCCCAG ATACAGGTATTTGAAGATGGAGCGGATACTACTTCACCAGAGACACCTGATTCTTCTGCCTCAAAGGTCCTCAGAAGAG AGGGAACTGACGCAAATCCAAAGACCAGCAAACTG CGGGGACTGAAGCCTAAGAAG GCACCGACAGCCCGAAAG ACTACAACTCGGCGGCCCAAG CCCACCCGCCCAGCCAGCACTGGGGTGGCCGGGGCCAGTGGCTCCCTGGGCCCCTCCGGCTCAGCGTCAGCAGGTGAGCTGAGCAGCAGTGAGCCCAGCACCCCAGCTCAGACTCCGCTGGCAGCGCCCATCATCCCCACGCCGGCCCTCACCTCTCCTGGAGCAGCACTCCCACTTCCTTCCCCCTCTAAG GAAGAGGAGGGGCTGAGGGCCCAGGTGCGGGACCTGGAGGAGAAGCTGGAGACCCTGCGGCTGAAACGTGCGGAAGACAAGGCGAAACTGAAGGAGCTGGAGAAGCACAAGATCCAGCTGGAGCAGGTGCAGGAATGGAAAAGCAAGATGCAGGAGCAGCAGGCGGACCTGCAGCGGCGCCTCAAGGAGGCTCGCAAG GAAGCCAAGGAGGCCCTGGAGGCAAAGGAACGCTACATGGAGGAGATGGCTGACACTGCTGATGCCATCGAGATGGCCACTCTGGACAAGGAGATGGCCGAAGAGCGGGCTGAGTCCCTACAGCAGGAGGCCGAGGTGCTGAGGGAACGTGTGGAAGAGCTCACTACTGACTTGGAAATCCTCAAAGCCGAGATTGAAGAGAAGG GCTCAGATGGTGCTGCATCCAGTTATCAGCTCAAGCAGCTTGAGGAGCAGAATGCCCGCTTAAAGGATGCCCTGGTGAG AATGCGGGACCTTTCTTCCTCAGAGAAGCAGGAGCACGTGAAACTCCAGAAGCTCATGGAAAAGAAGAACCAAGAGCTGGAAGTTGTGAGGCAACAGCGGGAGCGTCTGCAGGAGGAGCTGAGCCAGGCAGAGCGCACCATTGACGAGCTCAAGGAGCAG GTCGATGCTGCTCTGGGGGCGGAGGAGATGGTGGAGACGCTGACAGACCGGAACCTGGATCTGGAAGAGAAAGTGCGAAAATTGAAGGAAACGGTGGGGGACTTG GAAGCAATAAATGAAATGAACGATGAACTGCAGGAGAACGCACGTGAGACAGAACTGGAGCTGCGGGAGCAGCTAGATATGGCCGGTGCACAGGTCCGGGATGCCCAGAAGCGTGTGGAAGCAGCCCAGGAGACCGTCGCAGACTATCAGCAAACCATCAAGAAGTACCGCCAGCTGACCGCCCACCTGCAG GATGTGAATCGGGCTCTGACAAACCAGCAGGAAGCGTCTGTGGAAAGGCAGCAGCAGCCACCTCCTGAGACTTTTGACTTCAAGATCAAGTTTGCCGAGACTAAGGCTCATGCTAAG GCAATTGAAATGGAATTGAGGCAGATGGAGGTGGCCCAGGCCAACCGGCACATGTCCCTGTTGACAGCCTTCATGCCCGACAGTTTCCTTCGGCCAGGTGGGGACCATGACTGCGTTCTGGTGCTGCTGCTCATGCCTCGTCTCATTTGCAAG GCAGAGCTAATCCGGAAGCAGGCCCAGGAAAAGTTTGAACTAAGTGAGAGCTGTTCAGAGCGTCCAGGACTTCGAGGAGCTGCGGGGGAGCAGCTCAGCTTTGCTGCTGGGCTGGTGTATTCACTGAGCCTGCTGCAGGCCACACTACATCGTTACGAGCA CGCCCTCTCCCAGTGCAGTGTGGACGTGTATAAGAAGGTGGGCAGCCTCTACCCTGAGATGAGTGCCCACGAACGCTCCTTGGACTTCCTCATCGAGCTGCTGCACAAGGATCAGCTGGATGAGACTGTCAACGTAGAGCCTCTCACCAAGGCCATCAAGTACTACCAG CATCTATACAGCATCCACCTTGCTGAACAACCTGAGGACAGTACCATGCAGCTGGCTGACCACATTAAG TTTACCCAGAGTGCCCTGGACTGCATGAGTGTGGAGGTGGGACGGCTACGGGCCTTCTTGCAG GGTGGGCAGGAGGCTTCAGATATTGCCCTCCTGCTCCGGGACCTGGAAACTTCGTGCAGTGATACCCGCCAGTTCTGCAAGAAGATCCGGCGGCGGATGCCAGGGACGGATGCGCCTGGGATCCCGGCCGCACTGGCCTTTGGACCACAG GTATCCGACACACTCCTCGACTGCAGAAAACACTTGACGTGGGTGGTGGCGGTGCTCCAGGAGGTGGCAGCAGCTGCTGCCCAGCTCATTGCCCCGCTGGCAGAGAACGAGGGACTGCCTGTGGCTGCCTTGGAGGAGCTGGCTTTCAAAGCAAGCGAGCAG ATCTACGGGGCCCCCTCCAGCGACCCCCACGAGCGTCTGCGCCAGTCGTGCAGGCTCCTCATCAGCACGATGAACAAGCTGGCCACGGCCATGCAGGAGGGGGAGTACGATGCCGAGCGGCCCCCTAGCAAG CCTCCCCCAGTTGAGCTGCGGGCTGCGGCTCTTCGTGCAGAGATCACAGATGCTGAAGGCCTGGGTTTGAAGCTTGAGGATCGAGAGACAGTTATTAAAGAGCTGAAGAAGTCACTGAAAATCAAG GGGGAAGAGCTCAGTGAGGCCAATGTGCGGCTGAGCCTCCTGGAGAAGAAGCTGGACAGTGCTGCCAAGGATGCAGATGAGCGCATTGAGAAAGTCCAGACTCGGCTGGAGGAGACCCAGACGCTGCTGCGGAAGAAGGAGAA AGAGTTTGAGGAGACCATGGATGCACTTCAGGCCGACATCGACCAGCTGGAGGCAGAGAAGGCCGAGTTAAAGCAGCGATTGAACAGCCAGTCCAAGCGCACAATTGAGGGGCTCCGGGGGCCCCCTCCCTCGGGTATTGCCACGCTGGTCTCTGGCATTGCTGGGG AAGAACAGCAGCGAG GAGGTGCTCCTGGGCAGCCTCCGGGGTCTGTGCCTGGCCCAGGGCTGGTGAAGGACTCGCCCCTGCTGCTTCAGCAGATCTCGGCCATGAGGCTGCACATCTCCCAGCTGCAGCATGAGAACAACATCCTCAAG GGGGCCAAGATGAAGGCATCCTTAGCAGCCCTGCCCCCTCTGCACGTGGCCAAACTCTCTCTCCCGCCCCACGAGGGCCCTGGCAGTGAGCTTGCTGCTGGAGCGCTGTATCGTAAGACCAACCAGCTGCTGGAGACGTTGAATCAGTTGAGCGCACGCACCCACGTGGTGGACATCACTCGCTCCAACCCTG CTGCCAAGAGCCCCTCGGCCCAGCTCCTGGAGCAGGTGGCTCAGCTCAAGTCCCTAAGCGACACCATTGAGAAGCTCAAG GATGAGGTTCTTAAGGAGACTGTATCTCAGCGCCCTGGAGCCACAGTCCCCACTGACTTTGCCACCTTCCCTTCATCAGCCTTCCTCAGG